A genome region from Astyanax mexicanus isolate ESR-SI-001 chromosome 19, AstMex3_surface, whole genome shotgun sequence includes the following:
- the kri1 gene encoding protein KRI1 homolog, protein MSELKINKKFAEKYDKYRQKEELQKLKDRFGDQDEESSSGSSDSESDEESEVELDPKLERDFYRTLSLLKKKDPKIYQKDAKFYEEEASSSGSDEKPSISQKAEKPMFLKDYERKVILERGGKYEDDEDDSEAEEAARKMQERAMSPSYIQEQEDLKKSFQKFVQDSDAEGSDEEEGQFLKRRTKTQEEKDKEEADYVDWLKGQAELEGKDEVQDMKYLKEYWNDPKLDEKELFLRDYILNKGYLEEDEEKIPTYDELMQEDVEDSEEEGESFLQQQESFERNYNFRFEEPGAQQIKTYPRNIATSVRSKDVRRKTKREEVKERKKKEKEQKQQQLKELKNLKRAEIMEKLKKLQELTGNKELAFSEVDLDGDFDPQQHDQLMQTVFNEEYYGDCEEEKPQFDDEDEELEERWNWDTWMGKEEDGYVEEKEYQEQEEEEGENEGGEQSYQPDCEDPDFIMDADYDPSQHALSKKQKKKLKDLKKKMSREDAPLMGKKRKKSRFAEIITQNKPVFDPHEKSFEQYLDEYYKLDFEDIIDDLPCRFRYREVVPNDFGLSTDEILAADEKELNRWCSLKKTCMYRSENEELCDVKNYQIKAKNVNKKKQVFTSLYTEDDELPGQSDTKVKMGKKRRDRLKNAENSEKGLMKEEEEENEGAESISGASASKLSDDVAAEALTVLKKDEEEEDDSEFLVPKKKKMKVERTAVKEESRASHKEKPRTEKPKRLKKRPQGGRLISRSALTVRMGGQDFSRQRLRAYGLNPNKLHFRQFYRQKRKDTEKPEKLKNKTEETN, encoded by the exons ATGTCGGAACTGAAGATCAACAAGAAGTTTGCAGAGAAATACGACAAATACAGGCAGAAAGAGGAGCTGCAGAAAC TGAAGGATCGCTTTGGGGACCAGGATGAAGAAAGTTCCTCTGGGTCTTCAGACTCTGAATCGGATGAGGAGAGTGAAGTG GAACTTGATCCTAAACTGGAGAGGGATTTTTACAGAACACTTTCTCTACTGAAGAAAAAGGACCCAAAGATCTATCAGAAAGATGCAAAGTTCTATGAAGAGGAGG CTTCCAGCTCAGGAAGTGATGAGAAACCCTCCATTTCTCAAAAGGCAGAAAAACCAATGTTCCTGAAGGACTATGAGCGTAAAGTCATTTTGGAGAGAGGAGG AAAATATGAGGATGATGAGGACGATAGTGAAGCTGAAGAAGCTGCCAGAAAGATGCAGGAG AGAGCAATGTCTCCCAGCTACATCCAGGAGCAGGAGGACCTGAAAAAGAG CTTTCAGAAGTTTGTGCAAGATAGTGATGCCGAGGGCAGTGATGAAGAAGAGGGGCAGTTCTTAAAGCGCAGAACCAAAACACAGGAAGAAAAG GATAAAGAGGAGGCTGATTATGTGGACTGGTTGAAAGGCCAGGCAGAGCTGGAGGGGAAGGATGAAGTTCAGGACATG AAATACCTGAAGGAATACTGGAATGATCCCAAACTGGATGAAAAAGAATTGTTTTTACGTGACTACATCCTGAACAAGGGATACCTGGAAGAAGATGAAGAGAA AATTCCCACCTATGACGAGCTAATGCAGGAGGATGTGGAAGACTCTGAGGAGGAAGGAGAATCATTCCTGCAGCAGCAGGAGAGCTTTGAGAGGAACTACAACTTCCGGTTTGAGGAGCCCGGAGCTCAGCAG ATTAAGACCTACCCACGAAACATTGCCACCTCTGTCCGAAGTAAAGATGTCAGGAGGAAGACAAAGAGGGAGGAAGTaaaggagaggaagaaaaag GAGAAAGAACAGAAGCAGCAACAGCTGAAGGAGTTGAAGAACCTGAAAAGAGCAGAGATCATGGAGAAGCTGAAGAAACTGCAGGAACTCACAGGGAATAAAGAGCTGGCCTTCAGTGAGGTGGATCTGGATGGAGACTTCGATCCTCAGCAGCACGATCAGCTCATGCAG ACAGTTTTTAATGAGGAATATTATGGGGACTGCGAGGAGGAAAAACCGCAGtttgatgatgaagatgaggagTTGGAGG AACGCTGGAATTGGGACACATGGATGGGTAAGGAAGAGGATGGATATGTAGAAGAGAAAGAATatcaggagcaggaggaggaggagggagagaatGAGGGTGGAGAGCAGAGCTACCAGCCGGACTGTGAGGATCCGGACTTTATT ATGGATGCAGACTACGATCCCAGTCAGCATGCACTCTctaagaagcagaagaagaaactGAAAGATCTGAAGAAGAAGATGAGCAGAGAGGATGCTCCGCTGATGGGCAAAAAGAGGAAGAAATCTCGCTTTGCTGAAATCATCACTCAGAACAAGCCAGTTTTTGACCCAC atgAGAAGTCGTTTGAGCAGTACCTAGATGAGTACTACAAATTGGACTTTGAGGACATCATAGATGACCTGCCCTGCAGGTTCCGCTACAGAGAAGTGGTGCCCAATGACTTTGGTCTGAGCACTGATGAG ATCTTGGCAGCAGATGAGAAGGAGCTGAATCGCTGGTGTTCGCTGAAGAAGACCTGCATGTACAG GAGTGAGAATGAAGAGCTCTGTGACGTGAAGAACTACCAGATCAAAGCTAAAAATGTCAATAAGAAGAAACAAGTCTTCACTTCCTTATACACTGA GGATGATGAACTACCTGGCCAGTCAGACACTAAAGTGAAGATGGGTAAGAAGAGGAGGGACCGGCTGAAGAACGCAGAGAACTCGGAGAAAGGACtgatgaaggaggaggaggaggagaatgagggggcggagtctaTTTCAGGAGCTTCAGCGTCTAAATTGTCAGATGATGTTGCAGCCGAAGCTCTGACTGTGCTTAAaaaggacgaggaggaggaggatgattcAGAGTTCCTGGTtccgaagaagaagaagatgaaagtGGAGAGAACTGCTGTTAAAGAGGAAAGCAGAGCGTCTCACAAAGAAAAGCCCAGGACTGAGAAGCCCAAGCGGCTGAAGAAACGTCCGCAGGGCGGGCGGCTGATTTCTCGCAGTGCTCTCACAGTCAGAATGGGAGGCCAAGATTTCAGCAGGCAGAGACTGAGAGCGTACGGCCTGAACCCCAACAAGCTGCATTTCAGACAATTTTACAGGCAGAAACGAAAAGACACAGAAAAGCCAGAGAAGCTGAAAAACAAAACTGAGGAAACTAATTAA